From the genome of Sphingomonas sp. HMP6, one region includes:
- a CDS encoding chorismate mutase, translated as MTDETLNGYRQSIDNIDAALVCMLAERFKVTQAVGRYKAVAGLPPADPGREEAQITRLRGLARDANLDPDFSEKFLRFIIDEVIRHHERVRSAP; from the coding sequence GTGACCGACGAAACGCTGAACGGATACCGTCAGAGCATCGACAATATCGATGCCGCCTTGGTGTGCATGCTGGCCGAACGCTTCAAGGTGACGCAGGCGGTGGGGCGCTACAAGGCCGTTGCCGGGCTGCCGCCGGCCGATCCGGGGCGCGAGGAAGCGCAGATCACGCGGCTGCGCGGCCTTGCGCGCGACGCCAATCTGGACCCGGATTTCAGCGAGAAATTCCTGCGCTTCATTATCGATGAAGTGATCCGGCATCACGAACGGGTACGCTCGGCGCCCTGA